A window of the Physeter macrocephalus isolate SW-GA chromosome 7, ASM283717v5, whole genome shotgun sequence genome harbors these coding sequences:
- the NOCT gene encoding nocturnin isoform X1 has protein sequence MQSACPIIRVVKETLCPARGGQDLDGNANVATSPRSELPASVDSKLPYLPAEPSGNGRRAGRVTVLSFPAARPMGSRLCSALTKTLDGSAASQHPEYLVAPDLEHLEPIDPKELLEECRAVLHTRPPRFQRGFVDLRADGPRSSHTPIRVMQWNILAQALGEGKDNFVQCPLEALKWEERKCLILEEILAYQPDILCLQEVDHYFDTFHPLLSRLGYQGTFFPKPWSPCLDVEHNNGPDGCALFFLHNRFKLVNSANIRLTAMALKTNQVAIAQTLECKESSRQFCIAVTHLKARTGWERFRSAQGCDLLQNLQNITQGAKIPLIVCGDFNAEPTEEVYRHFASSSLNLNSAYKLLSADGQSEPPYTTWKIRTSGECRNTLDYIWYSKHALSVRSALGLLTEEQIGPNRLPSFNYPSDHLSLVCDFSFNEEP, from the exons ATGCAATCAGCTTGCCCAATAATACGTGTTGTGAAGGAAACTTTGTGTCCTGCAAGAGGAGGCCAGGACTTGGACGGG AACGCGAACGTGGCAACGTCGCCCCGAAGTGAGCTCCCGGCTTCTGTGGACAGTAAGTTGCCTTATCTTCCGGCTGAGCCGAGTGGGAACGGACGACGAGCCGGGCGAGTGACTGTGCTTTCCTTCCCCGCAGCGCGTCCCATGGGAAGCAGGCTCTGCAGCGCTCTCACCAAGACCCTGGACGGCAGCGCCGCCTCCCAGCACCCAGAGTATCTGGTGGCACCCGACCTGGAGCATCTGGAGCCCATTGATCCTAAAGAGCTCCTTGAGGAGTGCAGGGCCGTCCTGCACACTCGGCCTCCCCGCTTCCAGCGGGGTTTCGTGGATCTGCGGGCCGATGGCCCCAGGAGTAGCCACACACCCATCCGGGTCATGCAGTGGAACATCCTCGCCCAAG ctcttgGAGAAGGCAAAGACAACTTTGTACAGTGCCCTCTTGAAGCACTCaagtgggaagaaaggaaatgtcTCATCCTGGAAGAAATCCTAGCCTACCAGCCCGATATACTATGCCTCCAAGAGGTGGACCACTACTTTGACACCTTCCACCCCCTCCTCAGTAGACTGGGCTATCAGGGCACGTTTTTCCCCAAGCCCTGGTCCCCTTGTCTGGATGTGGAACACAACAACGGGCCAGATGGCTGTGCCTTGTTTTTTCTCCACAACCGATTCAAGCTGGTCAACAGTGCCAACATCAGGCTGACGGCCATGGCGCTGAAAACCAACCAGGTGGCCATTGCCCAGACCCTAGAGTGCAAGGAGTCCAGCCGACAGTTCTGCATCGCCGTCACCCACCTCAAGGCTCGCACTGGCTGGGAGCGATTTCGATCGGCCCAAGGCTGTGACCTTCTCCAGAACCTGCAGAACATCACCCAGGGAGCCAAGATTCCCCTTATCGTTTGTGGGGACTTCAACGCAGAGCCAACAGAGGAGGTCTACAGACACTTCGCATCCTCCAGCCTCAACCTGAACAGCGCCTACAAGCTGCTGAGCGCGGACGGGCAGTCAGAACCTCCGTACACCACCTGGAAGATCCGGACCTCGGGCGAGTGCCGGAACACCCTGGATTATATCTGGTACTCCAAGCATGCGCTCAGCGTGAGGTCGGCCCTGGGTCTGCTCACCGAGGAACAGATTGGACCCAACCGGCTACCGTCCTTCAATTACCCTTCAGACCACCTGTCCCTAGTGTGTGACTTTAGCTTTAACGAGGAaccttga
- the NOCT gene encoding nocturnin isoform X2, with amino-acid sequence MGSRLCSALTKTLDGSAASQHPEYLVAPDLEHLEPIDPKELLEECRAVLHTRPPRFQRGFVDLRADGPRSSHTPIRVMQWNILAQALGEGKDNFVQCPLEALKWEERKCLILEEILAYQPDILCLQEVDHYFDTFHPLLSRLGYQGTFFPKPWSPCLDVEHNNGPDGCALFFLHNRFKLVNSANIRLTAMALKTNQVAIAQTLECKESSRQFCIAVTHLKARTGWERFRSAQGCDLLQNLQNITQGAKIPLIVCGDFNAEPTEEVYRHFASSSLNLNSAYKLLSADGQSEPPYTTWKIRTSGECRNTLDYIWYSKHALSVRSALGLLTEEQIGPNRLPSFNYPSDHLSLVCDFSFNEEP; translated from the exons ATGGGAAGCAGGCTCTGCAGCGCTCTCACCAAGACCCTGGACGGCAGCGCCGCCTCCCAGCACCCAGAGTATCTGGTGGCACCCGACCTGGAGCATCTGGAGCCCATTGATCCTAAAGAGCTCCTTGAGGAGTGCAGGGCCGTCCTGCACACTCGGCCTCCCCGCTTCCAGCGGGGTTTCGTGGATCTGCGGGCCGATGGCCCCAGGAGTAGCCACACACCCATCCGGGTCATGCAGTGGAACATCCTCGCCCAAG ctcttgGAGAAGGCAAAGACAACTTTGTACAGTGCCCTCTTGAAGCACTCaagtgggaagaaaggaaatgtcTCATCCTGGAAGAAATCCTAGCCTACCAGCCCGATATACTATGCCTCCAAGAGGTGGACCACTACTTTGACACCTTCCACCCCCTCCTCAGTAGACTGGGCTATCAGGGCACGTTTTTCCCCAAGCCCTGGTCCCCTTGTCTGGATGTGGAACACAACAACGGGCCAGATGGCTGTGCCTTGTTTTTTCTCCACAACCGATTCAAGCTGGTCAACAGTGCCAACATCAGGCTGACGGCCATGGCGCTGAAAACCAACCAGGTGGCCATTGCCCAGACCCTAGAGTGCAAGGAGTCCAGCCGACAGTTCTGCATCGCCGTCACCCACCTCAAGGCTCGCACTGGCTGGGAGCGATTTCGATCGGCCCAAGGCTGTGACCTTCTCCAGAACCTGCAGAACATCACCCAGGGAGCCAAGATTCCCCTTATCGTTTGTGGGGACTTCAACGCAGAGCCAACAGAGGAGGTCTACAGACACTTCGCATCCTCCAGCCTCAACCTGAACAGCGCCTACAAGCTGCTGAGCGCGGACGGGCAGTCAGAACCTCCGTACACCACCTGGAAGATCCGGACCTCGGGCGAGTGCCGGAACACCCTGGATTATATCTGGTACTCCAAGCATGCGCTCAGCGTGAGGTCGGCCCTGGGTCTGCTCACCGAGGAACAGATTGGACCCAACCGGCTACCGTCCTTCAATTACCCTTCAGACCACCTGTCCCTAGTGTGTGACTTTAGCTTTAACGAGGAaccttga